A region of Chelonia mydas isolate rCheMyd1 chromosome 7, rCheMyd1.pri.v2, whole genome shotgun sequence DNA encodes the following proteins:
- the RPL29 gene encoding 60S ribosomal protein L29 isoform X2, translating into MVADPVSRRTQGTEVSGPRFPLPSAAFPEDFAAAPSLPARAPRRWSAARKWHRNGIKKPRSQRYESLKGVDPKFLRNMRFAKKHNKKGLKKMRANNAK; encoded by the exons ATGGTCGCGGACCCTGTTTCCAGACGGACTCAGGGGACTGAGGTTTCCGGTCCGCGCTTTCCGCTTCCCTCGGCTGCTTTCCCAGAAGACTTTGCAGCTGCCCCTTCTCTTCCGGCTCGGGCGCCGCGGCGGTGGAGCGCAG CTCGCAAATGGCACAGAAATGGTATCAAGAAACCCAGGTCCCAGAGATATGAATCTCTGAAGGGG GTTGATCCCAAGTTTCTGAGGAACATGCGATTTGCGAAGAAGCATAACAAGAAGGGACTGAAAAAAATGCGGGCCAACAATGCCAAGTAA
- the RPL29 gene encoding 60S ribosomal protein L29 isoform X1, with protein MVADPVSRRTQGTEVSGPRFPLPSAAFPEDFAAAPSLPARAPRRWSAGLIMAKSKNHTTHNQSRKWHRNGIKKPRSQRYESLKGVDPKFLRNMRFAKKHNKKGLKKMRANNAK; from the exons ATGGTCGCGGACCCTGTTTCCAGACGGACTCAGGGGACTGAGGTTTCCGGTCCGCGCTTTCCGCTTCCCTCGGCTGCTTTCCCAGAAGACTTTGCAGCTGCCCCTTCTCTTCCGGCTCGGGCGCCGCGGCGGTGGAGCGCAG GTTTAATCATGGCCAAGTCCAAGAATCACACGACTCACAACCAGT CTCGCAAATGGCACAGAAATGGTATCAAGAAACCCAGGTCCCAGAGATATGAATCTCTGAAGGGG GTTGATCCCAAGTTTCTGAGGAACATGCGATTTGCGAAGAAGCATAACAAGAAGGGACTGAAAAAAATGCGGGCCAACAATGCCAAGTAA